Proteins encoded by one window of Arachis hypogaea cultivar Tifrunner chromosome 1, arahy.Tifrunner.gnm2.J5K5, whole genome shotgun sequence:
- the LOC112695759 gene encoding uncharacterized protein isoform X1 — protein MRDIIYEQEEQIGLGPRQSRLISTVKKSRGLKGGSMVNIIGELEDTASSPSQTPLVPYANDDRPVLASPQTNDDDKPATKRKRGPTKCLKTHGLSYEDRLPIRLNKYGQPIGCNRAKLSSHLGTLVRNAHLAPLTYTSWHGLMILKEQSKKNKASRAKNTSQHTTGSKTFAEIREEEAMKNPDRREPSRVNMFFLTHKSRDGKPMSEGTSKIFSELEDAIVSHPEKLESTNQDDILSQVLGKDQPGRVRTYDRGVVASDLWGSRSQVEMERLIKEVKENAQTEIQNIQQKMQEEMEIKLQERVEDMKSQMLCGFNVFLNQLQKNLPGVEIPNLSFLSTTLNTKEVEATATANHEVFTAEKEVLSKSSTITEDVFKSHTKSLSQTREKNVILSPKKKQAFCSSLTQEVLDLKLEKMKHDQHKKRSKKKKVVCL, from the exons ATGAGAGATATTATCtatgaacaagaagagcaaattGGATTAGGTCCTCGTCAATCCCGATTAATATCAACGGTGAAGAAAAGTAGAGGATTGAAAGGTGGTTCTATGGTTAATATCATTGGTGAGCTAGAGGATACTGCATCAAGCCCTTCTCAAACACCTTTAGTACCATATGCTAATGATGATA GACCAGTTTTAGCATCACCCCAAACTAATGATGATGATA AACCAGCAACCAAAAGAAAAAGGGGTCCGACAAAGTGCCTTAAAACTCATGGTTTAAGCTATGAGGATCGGCTGCCAATAAGATTAAATAAGTATGGTCAACCAATTGGTTGCAATCGAGCCAAGTTAAGCAGTCATTTAGGAACTTTGGTTAGAAATGCACATCTTGCTCCATTGACATACACAAGTTGGCATGGACTTATGATTTTAAAGGAACAAAGCAAGAAGAATAAAGCTAGTAGAGCAAAGAATACAAGTCAGCATACAACAGGATCAAAAACATTTGCTGAAATACGTGAAGAGGAG GCAATGAAAAATCCTGATAGAAGAGAACCATCTCGGGTGAACATGTTCTTTTTAACACACAAGTCAAGAGATGGAAAACCAATGAGTGAGGGAACAAGCAAAATTTTT TCTGAGCTTGAGGATGCCATAGTTTCACATCCTGAAAAATTAGAAAGCACAAATCAAGATGATATACTTTCCCAAGTATTAGGAAAAGATCAACCCGGTCGTGTCCGTACTTATGATAGAGGTGTTGTAGCTTCAGATTTGTGGGGATCTAGATCTCAAGTTGAGATGGAGAGGTTAATTAAAGAAGTTAAAGAGAATGCTCAAACAGAAATTCAGAATATACAACAAAAGATGCAAGAGGAGATGGAAATAAAACTTCAAGAAAGAGTGGAGGACATGAAGTCACAGATGTTGTGTGGATTTAATGTATTTTTGAATCAACTACAGAAAAATCTCCCAGGAGTAGAAATTCCAAATCTCTCTTTTCTGTCAACTACTTTAAATACGAAGGAAGTAGAAGCTACTGCAACAGCAAATCATGAAGTTTTTACTGCTGAAAAAGAG gTTCTAAGTAAATCATCTACTATAACAGAAGATGTTTTTAAATCTCATACTAAGTCATTATCTCAAACAAGGGAGAAGAATGTGATTCTTTCACCTAAAAAGAAGCAG GCTTTTTGTTCTTCTCTTACTCAAGAAGTTCTTGACTTGAAATTGGAGAAAATGAAGCATGACCAGCATAAGAAAAGatcaaaaaagaagaaagtgGTGTGCTTGTAA
- the LOC112695794 gene encoding LIM domain-containing protein WLIM1, which yields MATFGGTTQKCRACEKKVYWVEQLTADNKVYHKSCFRCHHCKGTLKLSNYCSFEGVLYCKPHFDQLFKMTGSLDKSFEGVPKTARIERSADQVQSNSKVSRLFAGTQEKCVGCKKTVYPIEKVGVDGKCYHKGCFRCSHGGCVISPSNYVAHEHRLYCKHHHTQLFKQKGNFTQFDIHSNGHGISENDNTNSSYE from the exons ATGGCAACATTTGGAGGCACAACACAGAAGTGCAGAGCATGTGAAAAGAAGGTGTATTGGGTGGAACAGCTCACTGCTGACAACAAGGTCTACCATAAATCTTGCTTCAGATGTCACCATTGCAAGGGTACCCTCAAG CTGAGTAATTATTGTTCATTTGAGGGAGTTCTATACTGCAAGCCTCATTTTGATCAACTTTTTAAGATGACTGGCAGCTTGGACAAAAGTTTTGAAG GAGTTCCAAAAACTGCAAGGATTGAAAGATCTGCTGATCAG GTACAAAGCAATAGCAAGGTTTCAAGATTGTTTGCAGGGACTCAAGAAAAGTGTGTTGGTTGCAAGAAAACAGTATACCCTATTGAAAAG GTGGGTGTTGATGGGAAATGTTACCATAAGGGATGCTTCAGGTGCAGCCATGGAGGGTGTGTAATAAGCCCATCAAATTATGTGGCCCATGAACATCGCCTTTATTGCAAGCACCACCATACTCAGCTCTTCAAGCAGAAGGGTAACTTCACCCAATTTGACATTCATAGCAATGGCCATGGGATTTCTGAGAATGATAACACAAATTCTTCTTATGAGTAG
- the LOC112695759 gene encoding uncharacterized protein isoform X2, whose amino-acid sequence MRDIIYEQEEQIGLGPRQSRLISTVKKSRGLKGGSMVNIIGELEDTASSPSQTPLVPYANDDRPVLASPQTNDDDKPATKRKRGPTKCLKTHGLSYEDRLPIRLNKYGQPIGCNRAKLSSHLGTLVRNAHLAPLTYTSWHGLMILKEQSKKNKASRAKNTSQHTTGSKTFAEIREEEAMKNPDRREPSRVNMFFLTHKSRDGKPMSEGTSKIFSELEDAIVSHPEKLESTNQDDILSQVLGKDQPGRVRTYDRGVVASDLWGSRSQVEMERLIKEVKENAQTEIQNIQQKMQEEMEIKLQERVEDMKSQMLCGFNVFLNQLQKNLPGVEIPNLSFLSTTLNTKEVEATATANHEVFTAEKEAFCSSLTQEVLDLKLEKMKHDQHKKRSKKKKVVCL is encoded by the exons ATGAGAGATATTATCtatgaacaagaagagcaaattGGATTAGGTCCTCGTCAATCCCGATTAATATCAACGGTGAAGAAAAGTAGAGGATTGAAAGGTGGTTCTATGGTTAATATCATTGGTGAGCTAGAGGATACTGCATCAAGCCCTTCTCAAACACCTTTAGTACCATATGCTAATGATGATA GACCAGTTTTAGCATCACCCCAAACTAATGATGATGATA AACCAGCAACCAAAAGAAAAAGGGGTCCGACAAAGTGCCTTAAAACTCATGGTTTAAGCTATGAGGATCGGCTGCCAATAAGATTAAATAAGTATGGTCAACCAATTGGTTGCAATCGAGCCAAGTTAAGCAGTCATTTAGGAACTTTGGTTAGAAATGCACATCTTGCTCCATTGACATACACAAGTTGGCATGGACTTATGATTTTAAAGGAACAAAGCAAGAAGAATAAAGCTAGTAGAGCAAAGAATACAAGTCAGCATACAACAGGATCAAAAACATTTGCTGAAATACGTGAAGAGGAG GCAATGAAAAATCCTGATAGAAGAGAACCATCTCGGGTGAACATGTTCTTTTTAACACACAAGTCAAGAGATGGAAAACCAATGAGTGAGGGAACAAGCAAAATTTTT TCTGAGCTTGAGGATGCCATAGTTTCACATCCTGAAAAATTAGAAAGCACAAATCAAGATGATATACTTTCCCAAGTATTAGGAAAAGATCAACCCGGTCGTGTCCGTACTTATGATAGAGGTGTTGTAGCTTCAGATTTGTGGGGATCTAGATCTCAAGTTGAGATGGAGAGGTTAATTAAAGAAGTTAAAGAGAATGCTCAAACAGAAATTCAGAATATACAACAAAAGATGCAAGAGGAGATGGAAATAAAACTTCAAGAAAGAGTGGAGGACATGAAGTCACAGATGTTGTGTGGATTTAATGTATTTTTGAATCAACTACAGAAAAATCTCCCAGGAGTAGAAATTCCAAATCTCTCTTTTCTGTCAACTACTTTAAATACGAAGGAAGTAGAAGCTACTGCAACAGCAAATCATGAAGTTTTTACTGCTGAAAAAGAG GCTTTTTGTTCTTCTCTTACTCAAGAAGTTCTTGACTTGAAATTGGAGAAAATGAAGCATGACCAGCATAAGAAAAGatcaaaaaagaagaaagtgGTGTGCTTGTAA